The following are encoded in a window of Chitinophagaceae bacterium genomic DNA:
- a CDS encoding KpsF/GutQ family sugar-phosphate isomerase — protein MNKEKIIRVALGTIETETNAVNGLKEFINADFVKAAEQVARSKGRLIVSGIGKSAIIAQKIVATLNSTGTPSVFMHAADAIHGDLGMIQADDIVLLISKSGDSPEIKVLAPLVKNFGNTLIGMVGNMQSYLAQHSDIVLNSTVEQEACPNNLAPTSSTTAQMVMGDALAVCLMELKGFGSGDFAKYHPGGTLGKRLYLRVEDLAAQNAKPKVLPGATLKEVIVEMTEKRLGATAVVDEKNNILGIITDGDLRRMLEKTDSFKNLQAKDIMSSRPKTIGSDVLAVLALEEMRNIGISQLLVEQNGVYAGIIHLHDLVKEGII, from the coding sequence ATGAACAAAGAAAAGATCATACGGGTAGCACTTGGTACAATTGAAACAGAGACCAATGCTGTGAACGGGCTGAAGGAGTTCATCAACGCAGATTTTGTGAAAGCGGCCGAACAGGTCGCCCGGTCGAAAGGGAGGCTGATCGTAAGCGGCATCGGCAAGAGCGCCATCATTGCGCAAAAGATAGTTGCCACACTCAACAGTACCGGAACCCCCTCTGTTTTCATGCATGCTGCCGACGCCATCCATGGCGACCTGGGCATGATACAGGCCGACGACATTGTTCTGCTGATAAGCAAGAGCGGCGACAGCCCCGAAATAAAAGTATTGGCCCCGCTGGTTAAAAACTTTGGCAACACCCTCATCGGCATGGTAGGCAACATGCAGTCTTACCTGGCACAGCATAGTGATATTGTTTTAAACAGCACGGTTGAACAGGAAGCCTGCCCGAATAATCTTGCTCCCACCAGCAGCACCACCGCACAAATGGTGATGGGGGATGCGCTGGCTGTTTGCCTGATGGAGCTAAAAGGATTCGGCAGCGGTGATTTTGCAAAATATCATCCGGGCGGAACCCTGGGAAAAAGACTGTACCTGCGTGTGGAAGACCTGGCGGCACAAAATGCAAAACCGAAAGTATTACCCGGGGCAACCCTTAAAGAGGTGATCGTGGAAATGACAGAGAAGAGGCTGGGAGCAACAGCAGTGGTGGATGAGAAAAATAATATTTTAGGTATAATAACCGATGGCGACCTGCGGAGGATGCTGGAGAAGACAGACAGTTTTAAGAACCTGCAGGCGAAAGACATCATGAGCAGCAGACCGAAAACGATCGGGTCAGACGTGCTGGCAGTGCTGGCGCTGGAAGAGATGCGGAACATCGGCATCAGCCAGCTATTGGTGGAACAGAACGGGGTCTATGCCGGCATCATCCATTTACACGACCTGGTAAAAGAGGGTATCATATAA
- the recQ gene encoding DNA helicase RecQ has protein sequence MAKSNIKQPAARTAKKGATKNTHSELTVQLQDHFGFDGFKEPQEEIINSLLNGNDTFVIMPTGGGKSLCYQLPAIISDGVAIIVSPLIALMKNQVDLVRSYSSKEDVAHFLNSTLNKGQQKVVKDDLTTGKTKMLYVAPETMTKEENISFFKGLKISFFAVDEAHCISEWGHDFRPEYRRLREMMDLIDDKIPVIALTATATPKVQSDIVKNLGLRKPKIFISSFNRPNLYYEIQPKINLEQTNKSIVRFIQLHKNKSGIIYTLNRKTTEELAKMLMANGIKAVSYHAGLDSKLRSERQDQFLNEDVDVIVATIAFGMGIDKPDIRFVIHYNIPKSIENYYQETGRGGRDGLEGKCILYYSHKDVAKLEHLMRDKPLSEREVGAQLINETVAYAETSVCRRKVLLHYFGEHYDDSESCGHCDNCLNPKEKTEAKDSAVTVLKVVKALGEQFPVEYVLLILAGKATPQVKMYRHEELAVFASGNDKDNHHWNSLIRQMLLAGLIEKDIVEYGLLKITKKGEAFLKKPVSFKIVMNNLFEEANADDEEAETSGSDAGAADEKLVELLKDLRKKVAKEKKLPPFVIFLENSLIDMATMYPTTMAELEKISGVSKGKAAKYGKPFIELIAEYVAENDIIRPDDFVMKSVVNRNNNKIFIIQNVDKKIPLETVAKTRDLRIDELLEEMETIVASGTKLNLDYAIDEMVDEYEQDEIMDYFKNCETSSLQVALEELADSNFNWEQLKLMRIKFLCEYGN, from the coding sequence ATGGCTAAATCCAATATAAAACAACCGGCTGCCAGGACTGCAAAGAAAGGGGCGACAAAAAACACACACAGTGAACTGACTGTTCAGCTTCAGGATCATTTTGGCTTTGATGGTTTTAAAGAGCCGCAGGAGGAGATCATTAACAGCCTCCTCAATGGCAATGACACTTTTGTGATCATGCCTACCGGTGGCGGTAAAAGTTTATGCTACCAGTTGCCTGCCATCATCAGCGATGGCGTGGCCATCATCGTTTCTCCATTGATCGCTTTGATGAAAAACCAGGTTGACCTGGTTCGCAGCTACAGCAGCAAGGAAGATGTGGCCCACTTTTTAAACAGCACCTTAAATAAAGGGCAGCAAAAAGTGGTGAAGGATGACCTGACAACCGGGAAGACAAAAATGCTTTATGTAGCGCCCGAAACCATGACGAAAGAAGAGAACATCTCTTTTTTCAAAGGGTTGAAGATCTCTTTCTTTGCCGTGGATGAAGCACACTGTATCTCAGAATGGGGCCATGATTTCCGGCCCGAATACCGGAGGTTAAGAGAAATGATGGACCTGATCGATGATAAGATACCGGTGATCGCATTAACAGCGACCGCTACGCCTAAAGTGCAAAGCGACATCGTTAAGAACCTGGGGTTGCGCAAGCCAAAAATATTCATCTCTTCATTCAACAGGCCCAATCTCTATTATGAGATCCAGCCGAAGATAAACCTGGAGCAGACCAATAAAAGTATTGTACGTTTCATCCAGCTGCATAAGAACAAGAGCGGGATCATTTATACCCTCAACCGCAAAACAACCGAGGAGCTGGCAAAGATGCTGATGGCGAACGGCATTAAGGCTGTTTCTTATCATGCGGGACTCGACAGCAAATTAAGGTCAGAAAGACAGGACCAGTTCCTGAACGAGGACGTGGACGTAATTGTTGCCACCATTGCATTTGGTATGGGTATTGACAAACCCGATATCCGTTTTGTCATTCACTACAACATTCCAAAATCCATTGAAAATTATTACCAGGAAACGGGGCGTGGCGGAAGGGACGGGCTGGAAGGAAAGTGTATCCTTTACTATTCGCATAAAGATGTGGCCAAGCTGGAACACCTGATGAGGGACAAACCGCTCAGTGAGCGTGAAGTGGGAGCACAGCTGATAAACGAAACGGTGGCGTATGCAGAAACGAGTGTGTGCCGCAGAAAAGTGCTGTTGCATTATTTCGGTGAGCATTACGACGATAGTGAAAGCTGCGGCCATTGCGATAATTGTCTTAACCCGAAAGAAAAAACAGAAGCAAAGGACAGTGCGGTAACTGTTTTAAAGGTGGTGAAGGCGCTGGGCGAACAGTTCCCTGTTGAATATGTGTTGCTGATCCTTGCCGGCAAGGCAACGCCGCAGGTAAAAATGTACCGCCACGAAGAGCTGGCTGTTTTTGCCAGCGGCAACGATAAGGACAATCATCACTGGAACAGTCTTATCCGCCAGATGTTGCTGGCCGGGTTGATCGAAAAGGATATCGTGGAATACGGCCTGCTGAAGATCACAAAAAAAGGGGAGGCTTTTTTAAAGAAGCCTGTCTCTTTCAAAATTGTGATGAATAACCTGTTTGAAGAAGCCAATGCAGATGATGAAGAAGCAGAAACTTCCGGTTCGGATGCCGGTGCGGCTGATGAAAAACTGGTGGAATTGCTGAAAGACCTTCGGAAAAAAGTTGCCAAAGAAAAGAAGCTGCCGCCCTTTGTTATTTTTTTGGAGAACAGCCTGATCGATATGGCAACCATGTATCCCACCACTATGGCCGAGTTGGAAAAGATAAGCGGTGTAAGCAAGGGCAAGGCGGCAAAGTATGGGAAGCCTTTCATTGAACTGATCGCAGAATATGTTGCAGAGAATGATATCATACGCCCCGATGATTTTGTGATGAAGAGCGTGGTGAACCGTAACAACAACAAGATATTCATCATTCAGAACGTAGATAAAAAGATCCCGCTGGAGACCGTGGCCAAAACCCGTGACCTGCGTATTGATGAATTGCTGGAAGAAATGGAGACCATTGTGGCAAGCGGCACCAAGTTAAACCTGGATTATGCCATCGATGAGATGGTGGATGAATACGAGCAGGACGAGATAATGGATTATTTCAAGAACTGCGAAACCTCTTCCCTCCAGGTGGCCCTGGAAGAGCTGGCCGACAGTAATTTCAACTGGGAACAGCTAAAACTCATGCGGATCAAGTTCTTATGCGAATACGGGAACTAA